A single window of Mangifera indica cultivar Alphonso chromosome 18, CATAS_Mindica_2.1, whole genome shotgun sequence DNA harbors:
- the LOC123202340 gene encoding protein SPA1-RELATED 3-like isoform X1 has protein sequence MISSRLYCPRWMTMEGSSDSAWQESVSSRALNTSGPILRHVEGVGVSADTSHDFEFMKEGDWVVVAHSDSLRNQGDLSGVREDNTAIDPFVHAKEWGDASLRQWLDRPKRVLDAFECLHIFRQIVEIVNIAHSEGIVVHNVRPSCFVMSSINHVSFVESASCSDSGSDSSEEGFNSQNLEVKDLSYPLPHDMLWQRGRLRSEEIQPLTTQRNALSEASCIQSSSMYGTHVTLVKETEENKILDTTNMEQVEEKRQPFPMKQILLMETNWYTSPEEIAGAPVSCASDIYQLGVLLFELFCPFSSREEKARTMSSLRHRVLPPQLLLKFPKEASFCLWLLHPEPSSRPKMGELLQSEFLNEPRADLEEREAAIELRERTDEQELLLEFLWLMQQRKQEAADKLQASLSFICSDIEEVKKQQTALKKKGGSYGELGKGEHSMLNLPSLNIDDNDDSSTLGSRKPCRPGLQVHNIEECVDNLDGNQKSATLTQNKGSDLFKSSRLMKNFKKLEAAYFLTRCRQIKPPGKPMIRHSPLSRDGRGSIVVTERSSVNNLGSKERYNEDIQNGWISPFLEGLCKYFSFSKLEVKADLNQGDLLNSSSLVCSLSFDRDGEFFATAGVNKRIKVFEYDTIINENRDIHYPVVEMDSRSKLSSICWNTYIKSQIASSNFEGVVQVWDVSRSQVLIEMKEHERRIWSIDFSSSDPTLLASGSDDCSVKLWSINQGVSIGTIKTKANVCCVQFPLDYSRSLALGSADHRIYYYDLRNARIPLYTLVGHNKTVSYVKFVDTTTLASASIDNTIKLWDLSMCTSRVIDTPLQSFTGHTNEKNFVGLSVSDGYIATGSETNEVFVYHKAFPMPALSFNFNSSDPHSGHEIDDAEQFTSSVCWRGKPSTTIAVANSTGKIKILEMV, from the exons ATGATCTCTTCTAGGCTATACTG CCCCAGGTGGATGACAATGGAAGGTTCTTCTGACTCTGCTTGGCAGGAATCTGTTAGTTCTAGGGCATTGAATACTTCTGGACCTATACTTCGTCATGTGGAAGGAGTTGGGGTTTCAGCTGATACATCACATGATTTTGAGTTTATGAAGGAGGGTGATTGGGTTGTGGTGGCTCACAGTGATTCTCTAAGAAATCAGGGTGATTTATCTGGGGTTCGTGAGGATAACACGGCTATTGACCCTTTTGTTCATGCTAAAGAGTGGGGTGATGCTAGTTTGAGGCAGTGGTTGGATAGACCCAAACGAGTCCTAGATGCCTTTGAATGCTTGCATATATTTAGACAAATAGTGGAGATTGTAAATATAGCGCATTCAGAAGGTATTGTTGTTCATAATGTTCGGCCGTCATGCTTTGTCATGTCCTCAATTAATCATGTCTCTTTCGTTGAATCTGCTTCATGCTCAGATTCTGGGTCTGATTCTTCTGAGGAAGGATTCAATAGCCAAAATTTGGAGGTTAAAGATTTATCTTATCCTTTGCCCCATGACATGCTTTGGCAAAGAGGAAGGTTGAGAAGTGAAGAGATTCAGCCATTGACAACTCAAAGAAATGCTTTGTCAGAAGCTAGTTGTATTCAATCAAGCTCAATGTATGGAACACATGTAACTTTAGTAAAAGAGactgaagaaaacaaaatcttgGATACAACGAATATGGAACAAGTTGAAGAAAAGAGGCAACCATTCCCAATGAAACAGATTTTACTTATGGAGACAAATTGGTACACTAGTCCTGAAGAAATTGCTGGTGCTCCAGTTTCCTGTGCTTCAGACATTTATCAATTGGGTGTTCTTCTTTTTGAG TTATTCTGTCCATTTAGCTCAAGAGAAGAAAAAGCCAGAACTATGTCTAGTTTGAGACATCGAGTTCTCCCTCCTCAATTGCTGCTGAAGTTTCCAAAGGAAGCTTCATTTTGCTTATGGTTACTGCACCCTGAGCCAAGTAGTCGTCCAAAAATGGG TGAGTTGTTACAGAGCGAGTTTCTGAATGAACCCAGAGCTGATTTGGAAGAACGTGAAGCAGCAATAGAGCTAAGGGAGAGAACAGATGAGCAGGAGTTGTTGCTGGAATTCCTTTGGCTGATGCAACAAAGAAAGCAGGAAGCAGCTGATAAGTTGCAGGCCagtctttcttttatttgttcTGATATTGAAGAAGTTAAGAAGCAGCAAACAGCACTCAAGAAAAAGGGAGGTTCGTATGGGGAGTTGGGGAAGGGTGAACACTCAATGTTAAATCTCCCTTCattgaatattgatgataatgatgattcTTCTACCTTGGGTTCTAGAAAACCATGTAGACCAGGACTTCAGGTTCACAACATAGAAGAATGTGTTGATAATCTAGATGGTAATCAGAAATCGGCTACCCTCACCCAAAACAAAGGAAGTGATCTTTTTAAAAGCTCTCGGTTGATGAAGAACTTCAAGAAATTGGAGGCAGcatattttttaacaagatGCAGACAAATCAAGCCTCCTGGGAAACCTATGATTAGACATTCACCTTTAAGTAGAGATGGTAGAGGATCTATTGTTGTAACTGAAAGAAGTTCAGTCAATAATTTAGGATCGAAAGAGCGATATAATGAAGATATACAAAATGGGTGGATAAGTCCATTCCTTGAGGGTTTGtgcaaatatttttcattcagtAAGTTGGAGGTTAAGGCAGATTTGAACCAAGGGGATTTATTAAATTCTTCCAGCCTAGTATGCTCCCTCAGTTTTGATCGTGATGGAGAATTTTTTGCTACAGCTGGCGTGAACAAGAGGATTAAAGTATTTGAATATGATACAATCATAAATGAAAATCGTGATATCCATTATCCTGTGGTTGAAATGGATAGTAGATCGAAGCTCAGCAGCATATGTTGGAATACTTATATCAAAAGCCAGATTGCTTCGAGTAACTTTGAAGGTGTGGTACAG GTTTGGGATGTTTCAAGAAGTCAAGTACTTATAGAAATGAAAGAGCATGAGAGGCGCATCTGGTCCATTGACTTTTCATCATCAGATCCAACATTATTGGCTAGCGGGAGCGATGATTGTTCAGTTAAGCTTTGGAGTATCAATCAG GGAGTAAGTATTGGTACCATAAAAACAAAGGCCAATGTTTGCTGTGTGCAGTTTCCATTGGATTATAGTCGTTCACTTGCACTTGGTTCAGCTGATCAtaggatttattattatgatcTCCGAAATGCGAGGATTCCACTATACACATTAGTTGGGCACAACAAAACTGTGAGTTATGTCAAGTTTGTGGACACAACAACTCTTGCTTCAGCATCCATCGATAACACTATAAAGCTTTGGGACCTGTCAATGTGCACATCACGGGTTATTGATACTCCCCTTCAGTCATTCACAGGTCACACGAATGAGAAG AACTTTGTGGGTTTGTCAGTATCTGATGGTTACATTGCTACAGGCTCAGAAACTAACGAG GTTTTTGTATACCATAAAGCTTTCCCCATGCCGGCACTGTCATTCAACTTCAACAGCAGCGACCCCCACTCTGGCCATGAAATTGATGATGCTGAACAGTTTACCTCATCCGTCTGTTGGCGTGGCAAACCCTCAACCACCATAGCAGTTGCAAATTCCACCGGGAAAATAAAAATCCTGGAGATGGTTTAA
- the LOC123202340 gene encoding protein SPA1-RELATED 3-like isoform X2, giving the protein MTMEGSSDSAWQESVSSRALNTSGPILRHVEGVGVSADTSHDFEFMKEGDWVVVAHSDSLRNQGDLSGVREDNTAIDPFVHAKEWGDASLRQWLDRPKRVLDAFECLHIFRQIVEIVNIAHSEGIVVHNVRPSCFVMSSINHVSFVESASCSDSGSDSSEEGFNSQNLEVKDLSYPLPHDMLWQRGRLRSEEIQPLTTQRNALSEASCIQSSSMYGTHVTLVKETEENKILDTTNMEQVEEKRQPFPMKQILLMETNWYTSPEEIAGAPVSCASDIYQLGVLLFELFCPFSSREEKARTMSSLRHRVLPPQLLLKFPKEASFCLWLLHPEPSSRPKMGELLQSEFLNEPRADLEEREAAIELRERTDEQELLLEFLWLMQQRKQEAADKLQASLSFICSDIEEVKKQQTALKKKGGSYGELGKGEHSMLNLPSLNIDDNDDSSTLGSRKPCRPGLQVHNIEECVDNLDGNQKSATLTQNKGSDLFKSSRLMKNFKKLEAAYFLTRCRQIKPPGKPMIRHSPLSRDGRGSIVVTERSSVNNLGSKERYNEDIQNGWISPFLEGLCKYFSFSKLEVKADLNQGDLLNSSSLVCSLSFDRDGEFFATAGVNKRIKVFEYDTIINENRDIHYPVVEMDSRSKLSSICWNTYIKSQIASSNFEGVVQVWDVSRSQVLIEMKEHERRIWSIDFSSSDPTLLASGSDDCSVKLWSINQGVSIGTIKTKANVCCVQFPLDYSRSLALGSADHRIYYYDLRNARIPLYTLVGHNKTVSYVKFVDTTTLASASIDNTIKLWDLSMCTSRVIDTPLQSFTGHTNEKNFVGLSVSDGYIATGSETNEVFVYHKAFPMPALSFNFNSSDPHSGHEIDDAEQFTSSVCWRGKPSTTIAVANSTGKIKILEMV; this is encoded by the exons ATGACAATGGAAGGTTCTTCTGACTCTGCTTGGCAGGAATCTGTTAGTTCTAGGGCATTGAATACTTCTGGACCTATACTTCGTCATGTGGAAGGAGTTGGGGTTTCAGCTGATACATCACATGATTTTGAGTTTATGAAGGAGGGTGATTGGGTTGTGGTGGCTCACAGTGATTCTCTAAGAAATCAGGGTGATTTATCTGGGGTTCGTGAGGATAACACGGCTATTGACCCTTTTGTTCATGCTAAAGAGTGGGGTGATGCTAGTTTGAGGCAGTGGTTGGATAGACCCAAACGAGTCCTAGATGCCTTTGAATGCTTGCATATATTTAGACAAATAGTGGAGATTGTAAATATAGCGCATTCAGAAGGTATTGTTGTTCATAATGTTCGGCCGTCATGCTTTGTCATGTCCTCAATTAATCATGTCTCTTTCGTTGAATCTGCTTCATGCTCAGATTCTGGGTCTGATTCTTCTGAGGAAGGATTCAATAGCCAAAATTTGGAGGTTAAAGATTTATCTTATCCTTTGCCCCATGACATGCTTTGGCAAAGAGGAAGGTTGAGAAGTGAAGAGATTCAGCCATTGACAACTCAAAGAAATGCTTTGTCAGAAGCTAGTTGTATTCAATCAAGCTCAATGTATGGAACACATGTAACTTTAGTAAAAGAGactgaagaaaacaaaatcttgGATACAACGAATATGGAACAAGTTGAAGAAAAGAGGCAACCATTCCCAATGAAACAGATTTTACTTATGGAGACAAATTGGTACACTAGTCCTGAAGAAATTGCTGGTGCTCCAGTTTCCTGTGCTTCAGACATTTATCAATTGGGTGTTCTTCTTTTTGAG TTATTCTGTCCATTTAGCTCAAGAGAAGAAAAAGCCAGAACTATGTCTAGTTTGAGACATCGAGTTCTCCCTCCTCAATTGCTGCTGAAGTTTCCAAAGGAAGCTTCATTTTGCTTATGGTTACTGCACCCTGAGCCAAGTAGTCGTCCAAAAATGGG TGAGTTGTTACAGAGCGAGTTTCTGAATGAACCCAGAGCTGATTTGGAAGAACGTGAAGCAGCAATAGAGCTAAGGGAGAGAACAGATGAGCAGGAGTTGTTGCTGGAATTCCTTTGGCTGATGCAACAAAGAAAGCAGGAAGCAGCTGATAAGTTGCAGGCCagtctttcttttatttgttcTGATATTGAAGAAGTTAAGAAGCAGCAAACAGCACTCAAGAAAAAGGGAGGTTCGTATGGGGAGTTGGGGAAGGGTGAACACTCAATGTTAAATCTCCCTTCattgaatattgatgataatgatgattcTTCTACCTTGGGTTCTAGAAAACCATGTAGACCAGGACTTCAGGTTCACAACATAGAAGAATGTGTTGATAATCTAGATGGTAATCAGAAATCGGCTACCCTCACCCAAAACAAAGGAAGTGATCTTTTTAAAAGCTCTCGGTTGATGAAGAACTTCAAGAAATTGGAGGCAGcatattttttaacaagatGCAGACAAATCAAGCCTCCTGGGAAACCTATGATTAGACATTCACCTTTAAGTAGAGATGGTAGAGGATCTATTGTTGTAACTGAAAGAAGTTCAGTCAATAATTTAGGATCGAAAGAGCGATATAATGAAGATATACAAAATGGGTGGATAAGTCCATTCCTTGAGGGTTTGtgcaaatatttttcattcagtAAGTTGGAGGTTAAGGCAGATTTGAACCAAGGGGATTTATTAAATTCTTCCAGCCTAGTATGCTCCCTCAGTTTTGATCGTGATGGAGAATTTTTTGCTACAGCTGGCGTGAACAAGAGGATTAAAGTATTTGAATATGATACAATCATAAATGAAAATCGTGATATCCATTATCCTGTGGTTGAAATGGATAGTAGATCGAAGCTCAGCAGCATATGTTGGAATACTTATATCAAAAGCCAGATTGCTTCGAGTAACTTTGAAGGTGTGGTACAG GTTTGGGATGTTTCAAGAAGTCAAGTACTTATAGAAATGAAAGAGCATGAGAGGCGCATCTGGTCCATTGACTTTTCATCATCAGATCCAACATTATTGGCTAGCGGGAGCGATGATTGTTCAGTTAAGCTTTGGAGTATCAATCAG GGAGTAAGTATTGGTACCATAAAAACAAAGGCCAATGTTTGCTGTGTGCAGTTTCCATTGGATTATAGTCGTTCACTTGCACTTGGTTCAGCTGATCAtaggatttattattatgatcTCCGAAATGCGAGGATTCCACTATACACATTAGTTGGGCACAACAAAACTGTGAGTTATGTCAAGTTTGTGGACACAACAACTCTTGCTTCAGCATCCATCGATAACACTATAAAGCTTTGGGACCTGTCAATGTGCACATCACGGGTTATTGATACTCCCCTTCAGTCATTCACAGGTCACACGAATGAGAAG AACTTTGTGGGTTTGTCAGTATCTGATGGTTACATTGCTACAGGCTCAGAAACTAACGAG GTTTTTGTATACCATAAAGCTTTCCCCATGCCGGCACTGTCATTCAACTTCAACAGCAGCGACCCCCACTCTGGCCATGAAATTGATGATGCTGAACAGTTTACCTCATCCGTCTGTTGGCGTGGCAAACCCTCAACCACCATAGCAGTTGCAAATTCCACCGGGAAAATAAAAATCCTGGAGATGGTTTAA
- the LOC123201913 gene encoding probable serine/threonine-protein kinase At1g54610, which yields MGCICCKPSAIEDSKESPRECLSSKVSSDLRASRATSSRREDPYRVKDRYDSNEGRTMLIDKQVNGSVRLHGENIEWKRNKMEYVVAQHHPGMGTIPKATEGEQVAAGWPAWLANVAGEAIRGWVPRRADSFEKLDKIGQGTYSNVYRARDLDQKKIVALKKVRFDNLEPESVRFMAREIHILRRLDHMNVIKLEGLVTSRMSCSLYLVFEYMEHDLAGLASHPGLKFSESQVKCYMQQLLHGLDHCHSRGVLHRDIKGSNLLIDNNGILKIADFGLASFYDPQQNVPLTSRVVTLWYRPPELLLGATNYGTAVDLWSAGCILAELYAGKPIMPGRTEVEQLHKIFKLCGSPSEDYWRKSKLPHATIFKPQQPYKRCVGETFKDFPTPALGLMEILLSIDPSDRGSAASALKSEFFTAKPLPCDPYSLPKYPPSKELDAKIRDEEARRLGAVGNKGQRLDLERKGTRESRAIPASDANAELVSSMQKRQSQSNSKSRSEKFNPHPEDVASGFPIDPPRPSHMVESTAEPQGHHHKRASHSGPLSHRAAWAKTLKNTDDAPKISTGADLPSMSGLVAARRSLLSEDRRDRSGSSQQEVPKLIARFPGSFKETSESLMQQDQKDHSQGAAVCHQKEDGSIVNNDPIMLGYGSKGPKIHYSGPLLVPGNMDQMLKDHDRQIQEAVRRARLDKAKVRKVQAEGNRLSTKSLFVSGR from the exons ATGGGTTGCATTTGTTGTAAACCCTCTGCTATTGAAGATAGTAAAGAGAGTCCAAGAGAGTGTCTCTCGAGCAAGGTCTCATCGGACTTGAGAGCATCGAGGGCAACTTCCTCAAGGAGAGAGGATCCATATCGAGTGAAAGATCGATATGATAGTAATGAGGGGAGGACAATGTTGATTGACAAGCAGGTGAATGGGTCTGTTCGGTTGCATGGTGAGAATATCGAGTGGAAGAGGAACAAGATGGAATATGTTGTTGCTCAACACCATCCAGGTATGGGTACTATTCCAAAAGCTACAGAAGGAGAGCAGGTGGCTGCAGGGTGGCCGGCCTGGTTGGCTAATGTGGCAGGAGAGGCAATCAGGGGATGGGTTCCACGCCGTGCAGACTCTTTTGAGAAGCTGGACAAA aTTGGCCAGGGTACTTACAGCAATGTTTATAGAGCTCGTGATCTTGATCAGAAGAAAATTGTTGCACTAAAGAAAGTTAGGTTTGATAATTTGGAGCCTGAGAGTGTTCGCTTCATGGCAAGAGAAATTCATATTCTCCGTAGGCTTGATCACATGAATGTAATAAAGCTGGAAGGCCTAGTGACATCAAGGATGTCTTGCAGCTTATACCTTGTGTTTGAGTACATGGAACATGATTTGGCAGGTCTTGCCTCGCATCCTGGTCTGAAATTTTCAGAATCACAG GTTAAATGTTACATGCAGCAACTTTTGCATGGGCTTGATCATTGTCACAGTCGTGGTGTTCTACATCGTGACATAAAGGGTTCCAATCTTTTGATTGACAACAATGGAATCTTAAAAATTGCTGATTTTGGTCTTGCTAGTTTCTATGATCCCCAGCAAAATGTACCACTGACGAGTCGTGTTGTAACTCTTTGGTACCGGCCACCTGAGCTGTTACTTGGAGCAACTAACTATGGTACTGCTGTAGATTTATGGAGCGCAGGTTGCATACTTGCTGAGTTGTATGCTGGCAAGCCTATTATGCCTGGAAGAACTGAG gtgGAGCAGttgcataaaatttttaagctaTGTGGTTCACCTTCTGAGGATTATTGGAGAAAATCAAAGTTGCCGCATGCTACAATCTTTAAGCCCCAACAGCCTTATAAACGTTGTGTGGGTGAAACATTTAAGGATTTCCCTACACCAGCTTTAGGGCTTATGGAGATTCTTCTTTCAATCGATCCATCTGATCGAGGATCTGCAGCATCTGCTCTGAAGAGTGAG TTCTTTACGGCGAAACCTCTTCCTTGTGATCCTTACAGTTTGCCAAAATATCCCCCAAGCAAAGAGCTTGATGCAAAAATACGGGATGAGGAAGCTAGAAG ACTAGGTGCAGTAGGAAACAAGGGCCAGAGGCTTGACCTTGAAAGGAAAGGAACAAGAGAGTCCAGAGCCATACCAGCTTCTGATGCCAATGCTGAATTAGTTTCGTCCATGCAG AAAAGACAAAGCCAGTCCAATTCTAAGAGCCGCAGTGAGAAGTTTAATCCTCATCCAGAAGATGTTGCCTCTGGATTTCCCATAGATCCTCCTAGACCATCACATATGGTAGAATCAACTGCAGAGCCGCAGGGGCATCATCATAAGAGAGCCTCTCATTCAGGGCCGCTGTCTCACCGAGCTGCTTGGGCAAAGACTCTGAAAAACACAGATGATGCTCCAAAGATTTCTACTGGTGCCGACCTGCCATCCATGTCTGGTTTAGTAGCAGCAAGGAGGAGTTTATTGTCTGAAGATCGTAGAGATAGGTCTGGTTCTTCACAACAGGAAGTTCCAAAGCTAATAGCAAGGTTTCCAGGATCTTTCAAAGAAACCTCGGAATCTTTGATGCAACAGGACCAGAAGGATCACTCTCAAGGTGCTGCTGTTTGTCATCAGAAGGAAGATGGAAGCATTGTCAACAACGATCCAATTATG CTTGGCTATGGGTCAAAGGGTCCCAAAATCCATTACTCTGGTCCATTGCTAGTTCCCGGTAACATGGATCAGATGCTTAAAGACCATGATCGCCAGATTCAGGAAGCTGTTAGACGAGCACGCCTTGACAAGGCCAAGGTCAGAAAAGTTCAGGCCGAAGGGAACCGGTTATCAACGAAGTCATTATTTGTTTCTGGGCGTTGA
- the LOC123201463 gene encoding probable hexosyltransferase MUCI70, whose protein sequence is MTGGSLGIRTASNGSLQSLSNGVGSVSSHQTKSISAISGRKPPSKMLLSGSREREKDRFLAFVCCKYIGRRKVTMLLLVVLALLVFTLGPFIVNKESSSLNVDKRTGRLVPYGNSGAGNPVVDMAFLENNSEGKNTYTRIDMRGSDESRAQHPPPPPSSIKAVIPLSHHPCKNFAFPPPPPPGFQRPGPRPCPVCYLPVEQAIASMPSSQSASPLLQKLTYVQDENPVKTEPHGGSDFGGYPSLKQRFDSFDIKESMTVHCGFVKGSKPGVRTGFDFDEADLAELEQFHEVIVASAIFGNYDLLQQPQNLSEAARKNIPFYMFIDEETEAYMKNSSILDSSKIVGLWRIIVVTNIPYSDARRNGKVSKLLLHRIFPNVRYSIWIDAKLQLIKDPYQILERFLWRQNATFAISRHYRRFDVFVEAEANKAAGKYDNASIDYQMEFYRNEGLTPYSEAKLPITSDVPEGCTIVREHIPITNLFTCLWFNEVDRFTSRDQLSFSIVRDKIMARVDWSVNMFLDCERRNFVKQAYHRDVLEKMAPPTVITQLPSNLPVATNVIGGNPVRRKRAKKEKKSGSKRNRKVFAGNKAINISF, encoded by the exons ATGACTGGAGGGTCATTGGGGATACGCACGGCGAGTAATGGGTCACTGCAGTCACTCAGCAACGGTGTTGGTTCAGTGTCATCCCATCAAACGAAATCGATATCAGCAATATCTGGAAGAAAGCCTCCTTCAAAGATGTTACTGTCAGGTTCCAGAGAAAGGGAGAAAGACAGGTTTTTAGCATTTGTATGTTGCAAATATATAGGCCGTAGAAAAGTAACAATGCTGCTGCTTGTAGTCCTTGCTCTCTTGGTCTTTACGTTGGGTCCCTTCATAGTTAATAAAG AAAGTAGCAGTTTGAATGTTGATAAACGTACTGGAAGGTTGGTCCCATATGGCAACTCAGGGGCAGGCAATCCTGTAGTTGATATGGCTTTTCTAGAAAATAACTCAGAGGGTAAAAATACTTATACAAGAATTGACATGAGAGGAAGTGATGAAAGTAGAGCCCAgcatcctcctcctcctccttccTCAATCAAAGCAGTTATTCCTCTGTCACATCATCCATGCAAGAATTTTGCATTTCCTCCTCCCCCTCCGCCTGGTTTCCAGAGACCAGGACCACGAC CATGTCCTGTATGTTACCTCCCCGTGGAGCAGGCAATAGCTAGTATGCCAAGTTCCCAATCAGCATCCCCTCTGCTCCAGAAATTGACATATGTTCAAGATGAAAATCCTGTTAAAACTGAACCACATGGAGGTTCTGACTTTGGTGGATATCCTTCTTTAAAACAGAGATTTGATTCTTTTGACATTAAAGAGTCCATGACAGTGCACTGTGG atttgtcAAAGGAAGTAAACCTGGAGTCCGAACtgggtttgattttgatgaagctGACCTCGCAGAGTTGGAGCAATTCCATGAGGTCATTGTTGCTTCAGCTATATTTG GGAATTATGATTTATTACAGCAGCCCCAGAACCTTAGTGAAGCAGCAAGGAAAAATATCCCTTTCTATATGTTTATTGATGAAGAGACAGAAGCTTATATGAAGAATTCTAGCATCCTAGACAGCAGTAAGATAGTTGGATTGTGGAGAATTATTGTCGTCACGAACATCCCTTATAGTGATGCAAGACGTAATGGAAAG GTTTCAAAGCTTCTTTTGCACAGGATTTTCCCCAATGTTCGATATTCTATATGGATTGATGCAAAGCTCCAGCTTATTAAGGATCCATATCAAATTCTTGAGAG ATTTTTGTGGCGCCAAAATGCTACTTTTGCAATTTCAAGACACTATAGACGCTTTGATGTGTTTGTGGAGGCTGAAGCTAATAAAGCTGcaggaaaatatgataatgcCTCTATAGATTACCAGATGGAATTTTATAGGAACGAGGGTTTAACACCATACTCTGAGGCCAAGCTTCCTATAACTAGTG ATGTTCCCGAAGGCTGCACCATAGTTAGGGAACACATTCCAATTACAAATCTATTCACCTGCCTATGGTTCAATGAAGTAGATCGTTTTACTTCAAGGGACCAGCTAAGCTTTTCCATTGTTAGAGACAAGATAATGGCAAGAGTTGATTGGAGTGTCAATATGTTTCTTGATTGTGAGAGGCGAAATTTTGTGAAACAG GCATACCACAGAGATGTGTTGGAGAAAATGGCCCCCCCAACTGTCATTACTCAGTTGCCAAGTAATTTGCCCGTTGCTACCAATGTCATTGGAGGCAACCCTGTGAGGAGGAAGCGcgccaaaaaagaaaagaaatctgGTTCCAAGCGAAATCGTAAGGTTTTTGCTGGAAATAAAGccattaacatttcattttaa